GACAACATTGAACAAAACCATCAATGAAATCGTGAGCGATGCGAAGGTCAAGCAGGAGCTGGCGCGCCTGGGATTTGATGCCTTCAGCGGTACGCAACAGGAATTTGCGGCATTTGTCCGTGATCAGTACGAGTTATGGGGCAAGCTCATCAAGGACGCGGGAATTCAGGTTCAATAATGACAGACAGCAATCGAAGCGGCCCGCTGGCCGGTGTACGGGTCCTGGATCTGACATCCATTATTCTGGGGCCGTTTGCCACCCAGATGATGGCAGATCTGGGCGCAGATGTGATCAAGGTAGAGTCGCCCGTGGGCGATACGATACGGCAGGTGGGGCCCATGCGCAATCCGGGTATGGGCGCGATATACCTGCATCTGAATCGCAACAAGCGATCGGTGGTGCTTGACCTGAAAACCGAAGAAGGCAGGGAAGCCTGCCTGCATCTGGTGCGCGAGGTTGATGTGCTGCTCTATAACGTCAGGCCGCAGTCCATGGAACGCATGGGCTTGTCCTACGAAGCGGTCAGCGCAGTGAATCCGAAAATCGTCTATGTGGGTGCCTATGGTTTTGGCAATGACGGCCCGTATGCCGGCAAGCCGGCTTACGATGATTTGATTCAGGGCATGACCGGTGTGGCGCGGCTTTATGAACGCAACAGCGGGCATGAGCCGCGTTACGCGCCGCTGACGCTGGCCGATCGCACCATCGGGCTGCAGGCGGCCATTGCCTGCCTGGCCGGCGTTATTCACAGCCGGGCAACCGGTACAGGTCAATCCATTGAGGTGCCGATGTTTGAAGGCATGGCGCAAATGATCTTGGGTGATCACCTGGGCCAGCGCACATTCGATGAGAACGCGCCGGCAGGCTCCATGGGCTACTCTCGTCTGTTGGCCGAACATCGCAAGCCCTATCAGACCCTGGATGGATATGTCAGCGCCCTGATCTACAACGATAGGCACTGGCAGCAGTTTTTGGCGGCGATTGATCGCGCCGACCAGATCACCGATTCAATTTTTTCCACCCACTCCCGGCGTGCTGAAAACATTGATGAAGTATACCGGTTTGTGGACGGGATCCTGCGAACCCGCAGCACGGCAGACTGGCTTGCGCTGTTCGATGCCAACGATATTCCGTGCGCACCGCTGTACGCCATCGAAGACCTTCCTGCAGACCCGCACCTGAAGGCGACCGGCCATCTGGTGCGAACCGAGCATCCCAGCGAGGGAGTGGTCCATACGATTGCGCCGCTCGGGCGATATTCGGCCACGCCGCTTAACGTCTATCGCCATGCGCCGACGCTGGGCGAGCATACAGAAGAACTGCTCGACGGTTTGCCCATGGACAGCGAGAAAAAACAGGCCATATTAAAGGCGGCCAAGCGTAGCGCGAGCGAGCACTAAGCCAATGCGCGGCCATCAGGTAGAGCGATGGCTGCTGCAAGTGCGGACTTACAGCCGACTGCCGGCACGGCCGATGAGTGGCGGCATACCGTAGCGCTTGCCATGGGGCATTGCGCCATTGAAGTGACATATCACACCTAAACGACGGAGTAATGATGGATTTCTCGCTTTCTCAGGATCAGCAAATGCTGGTGGCTGCCATTGAACAGCTATGCAGTGGTTTTGACGATGAATACTGGCTCACCTGCGACAGAACAGGCGAGTATCCAGAGGCGTTTTATCAGCGCCTGGCCCAGGCCGGCTGGTTGGGCGTGGCCATGCCGCAGGAATATGGTGGCGCAGGGTTGGGTATTACCGAAGCCGCGTTGATGATGAAAGCCATTTCGCGCTCGGGTGCAGGCTTTACCGGCGCCTCGGCCGTGCATATGAATATTTTCGGGCTAAACCCGGTGGTTCGGTTTGGTTCTGAAGAACTCAAGCAACGGGCATTGCCGCCACTGATCGAAGGCAAGGACAAAGCCTGCTTTGCCGTTACCGAGCCCGATGCCGGGCTGGATACCACGCAATTGACGACGCGCGCGCAAAAGCATGGTGACCACTATCGGATATATGGACGCAAAATCTGGATTTCCACTGCCCAGGTGGCGAACAAAATGCTACTGCTGGCCCGCACCACGCCGAAAGACCAGGTATCGAAAGCCACCGAAGGTCTGAGCCTGTTCTACACTGATCTGGATCGCAGCCAGGTTGAAGTACGTGAAATCGAAAAACTGGGACGCAAGGCCGTCGATTCCAATATGCTGTTTTTTGATGGAGTGGAAATTCCCGAATGCGATCGCGTGGGCGACGAGGGCAAAGGTTTCGAATATATTTTGCACGGTCTTAACCCCGAGCGTATCCTGATTGCCGCAGAAGCGGTCGGTCTGGGTCAGGTGGCGCTGGACAAGGCAGTTCAATACGCGAAAGAGCGCATCGTATTTAATCGGCCTATCGGTCAGAATCAGGGCATTCAGCATCCACTGGCGCAATGCTGGATGCAGCTGGAAGCCGCCGATCTGATGGTGTCCCGTGCGGCTGCCGCCTATGACGCCAATGAGCCGGCAGGCGCATACGCCAATACGGCCAAATACCTGGCCGCCGAAGCGGCGTTTACCTCATGCCAGACGGCGATCCAGACCCTGGGCGGGATGGGCTATGCCAAGGAATATCACGTTGAACGCTATTTGCGTGAAAGCTTTATTCCGCGTATTGCACCGGTCAGTCCGCAACTGATTATGTGCTTCATTGCCGAAAAAGTGCTGGGCCTGCCCAAATCCTACTGACGGCGCACTGGAAGGTGCACGCGGCTGTAATGTCGATCCGGGCCGCGCCGGCGTGCGTCGGTTGCAGCCTCGATCGCTGTGGGTAACGACAATAGCAGGCCGGACCCCGGATGCTTAATGCTGTTCAATGAAGGTGCACATCACCCGTAGCTTCTGGGCATGATTCTGCAAATTGGCCTCAATCCGGTACAACGGCCCGGCAATGGAGATGGCAAAATGGCCGCCCGAGACCGTCACCGGCCAGGCGATGGCGCCGACATCGACCATGGATTCGCCCAGATTGGTGAACAGCCCTTTTTCCTGTCCGGCCTTGATTTCCGCCAGAAACTGTTCGCGCGTGGTAATGGTGCGGTCATTGCGCCTGGCAAAACTCATCTTGTCCAGCAATGCCAGCTGCGCCGGTTCATCCAGCGCCGAGAACAGCGCCTTGCCCAGCGAGTTGGCGTGAATTTCCTTTTGCTCTCCGGCCACGGCAACATAATGAATGGGGTTTTCAGACGGAAGCACGTCCAGGTACACCACCGTGTTCAACGAAGTGAGTTTACCCAGCACCACTGTCTCGCCTGTAATGGCGCACAACTCTCGCAAACTTGGAGACAGCCGCTCGAGCACCGGGTCGGCTTTGGTGATGCGCTGGGCCATGGCCAGCAACCGCCCCGTTGGGTAATACCCTTGGCGGCGCGAGGTTTCGTACAGATAGCCCAGGCTTAACAACGTGCGCACCAGCGCCAGGCAACTGGAGGCCGGGGCGTTCAGTTCGCGGGCCAGTTCCGAGAGCGCCAGCGGCTTTTGTTCGCGGGAAAAGATCTCGATAATTTCGATAACCCTGAGCGCGGTTTTGACGCGATGGTTTTCGGTGCCGGGGGCAGTGGTGTTCATGAATAGGGAAACAGGAGTGACAGGGCTACAGTTTAACCGATGCCATAATTTCTTACACTGTTTTGTTTGATTGCAGCGGGTACTCGTGCCATTCTCTGGACAAAGAAGACGGTACGTTTCAGTCCGCGATTTAGTTCATGTTTAAAATAATTAATTAACACAATTGAAATACAAGGAGAAGATATGAAACGCGCATTCATGGCCGTTGCAATCGCTGCCGTTTTTACCGGTACATCGTTCATCCCCGCCAGCGCCCGCACAGCCGATGCAACCGCTGCCGATACCTTTGAGGTAAGCGGCCTGGAAAAATCAGGTTCAATCTCGATCGACAAATGGGGCATCCCGCATATCTACGCGCAGACACTTTACGATGCCTTTTTCCTGCAGGGGTTCAATGCGGCGCGGGATCGGCTGTTTCAGATCGATTTATGGCGCAAGCGCGGCCTGGGTGAAATGGCCAAGGATTTCGGTCCCGATTATGTCGCGGGCGATCGCATGGCGCGCGCCGTTCTGTTTCGCGGCGATATGTATCGCGAGTGGCTGGCTTATGGCTCGGATTCGAAACGCGTGGCGCAGGCATTTACTGCCGGCATCAATGAATACGTAAAAATGACGAAAGCCGATCCGGCACTGTTGCCAGAAGAATTCAAAAAACTGGGCTATCAGCCGTCGTTGTGGCAGGCCGAGGATGTCGTGCGGATTCGCCACCATGGCCTGACACTGAACGCCAAGAACGAGCTGGATCGCGCGCAGGTTTTTTGCAAGGTCAAGGATGATCCGGTCAAGGCAGACTGGTTGCGGCGCGAATTGAGTCCGACCATTGACCCGAAGCTGGTCGAGGGTCTGGATCCGTGCTCGATTCCAGTGAAAAAAATCAAGGATGCCTATGATCTTGCCACGGCCACGCCCAAACTGACCAAACTGCCGCCCGGTGCCAACCAGGCCAAGCCCGCAGACGGGCAGCGCCAGGACAAGGCCGAAAAAACATCTGCGGCAAATACAAGTGGCCCATTGCCCGTGTCCGCGCTGTATGAGATTGTCAGGAACGACAGTGATACCGAGAGAGGGCTTGGGTCAAATAACTGGGTTATTGGCGGCGAGCGGACAACAACCGGCAGACCGATACTGGCAAATGATCCGCACCGCTCCCATGGTGCGCCCAGCCTGCGTTATATCAGTCACCTGAATGCGCCGGGATTGTCGGTCATTGGCGCCGGTGAGCCGTTTCTGCCGGGCATTTCTATCGGTCATAACGATCAGATCGGTTTTGGCCTGACCCGTTTTTACATGGATCAGGAAGATATGTACCAGTATGAAATCAATCCCGAGAACAAGAACGAGTATAAATACCAGGGACGCTGGGAACCCATGGAGACCGTAGAGGAAGAGATCGAAGTCAAGGGCGGGCCTGCCCAGAAAGTGACGCTGCGTTTTACCCGCCATGGTCCGATCCTGTATCAGGATGAGGGCAGCCACACCGCCTGGGCTTTGCGGGCCGCCTGGCTGGACTTGGGTATGGCTCCGTATTTCGGTTCCATGGATTACATGCGTGCGACCAACTGGGATGAATTCAAGGCCGCCATGAACCGTTGGGGCGCGCCTGGTGAAAATCAGGTTTTTGCCGATGCTGACGGCAATATTGCCTGGATGCCGGGCGGGCTCACCGTCAAGCGGGATTGGGACGGCCTGACGCCGGTTCCCGGGGACGGTCGCTATGAATGGAGCGGCTATCGGGACATGGACGAATTGCCCAGCCTGTACAATCCCGAAGCCGGTTATATCGTGACGGCCAACGAAAACAATATTCCTCCGGATCATCCGGCGTTCAAAAAAGGGGTTGGCTATGAATGGAGCAGCGATTTTCGCTCTAAACGCCTGAAGCGGATTATCGGCGCCAAAGACAAATCGTCGATCGCCGATTCTGAAGCCTGGCAGAACGATAAAGTCTCGCTGCCAGCGATCAGGACCATTACCGTGCTGCAACAGGTGAACACCGACGACGAGAAGCTCAAGCCGGTGGTGGAGATGCTTAAAAAATGGGATGGGCAAGTGACCGCAGACAGCCCCGAAGCGGCGGTCTTCGAGGTGTGGTTCAGTCGCTATTTGCGCAAGGCCGTGGTGGACCGTGCATTTGATCCGGAAATCGCAAAAATGATCGGGCTGGCCGACCCGGAGCGCGTGCTCAATGTCATAGAAAAACCAGATGGCTGGTTTACCGAAGCCGAGCGCAATCAGATTATGCTGGACTCGCTCGGACAGGCTGTTGCCGAAGTCAGGGAAAAGCTGGGCGATGATCCGCAGGCGTGGAAATGGGGTACGCTGCATCAGGCAGTGTTCCTGCATCCGCTGAATGCGCTACTCACGGATGAAGAGAAAAAGACATTCAATGTGAATGCGGGTCCTATCGGAGGATCCGGCTATACGCCCATGGCGGCCAGCTACGGCGAGAAAAGCTACAACCTGACGTCGGGCGCCTCTTTTCGCATGGTGCTCGATGTCGGACAGTGGGATGCCTCCAGGGTCATCAATACCCCCGGACAATCGGGCGATCCGCGCCAGCCCGGTTACCGCGACCTGGCGCCTATCTGGGCAAAGGGCGACTATATCCCGTTGACTTTCAGCAAGGAAAAAGTCAAGGAAAATACCGTCAAGGTCCTGAACTTCGAACCGGGGAAAAAGCAGTAAAGCCGCTTTTATGCTGACAGCGCGGCCGCTGCCTGGACAATGATAAGAACTTAAGGCGGGGGCCGCTGTCCAATCTGCATCTTGCGCTGGCGGTTTGCGCGTAAAATGAATCAAGCCTGCCTGTGTCCGCAAGCGTTGCGCGACATGGGCAGGACTCTCATTGGAATGTCAGATTCCCAGGTGCGGTCATGAATGCGAAAGCGCGCATTTTCTTTTTTGGTGATACGCATGGCGGTTTTGAGCACTGTCGGGAGATTGTCATGGCTGGCAAACCCGATGCTGTCATTTTTCTTGGCGATATCCAGGCCAATCAGCCGCTGCATGAAATTCTTGGCGACATCCGACAGATGACCGATGTTTGGTGGATTCCCGGTAACCATGATACCGATAGTGCGGCCATCTATCACAATCTGTTCGATTCCGAACTGGCTGACCGTAATCTGCATGGCAGGGTTGTAGATATCCATGGCGTGCGTGTTGCCGGTCTGGGAGGCGTATTCAGGGGCACCATTTGGAACCCGGCCAGGCCTTACTGGCGATTCTATTGTCCCCAGGATTATGAAGCGCATAGCCTGCTCAAGGCGGGCAAGAATGGCCAGGGCGACCGCCTGCGCCATCGCAGTTCTATTTTTCCGAGCGATTACGAAGCCCTGATGCAGGAACGGGCCGACATTCTGGTACTGCATGAAGCGCCTTCCTGCAATCGCTATGGTTTTGTCGTGCTGGATCGACTGGCGGTAAGGCTGGGCGCTACCCGTGTCTTTCACGGACATCATCATGATTGTTATGATTATTCGGCGCATTTTGAACGCATGGGATTTGCCGCGCACGCGGTGGGCCTGCGCGGTGTGCTTGACAGCAACGCTGTGGTTATCCGAGCAGGCGATCTGGATGGCAGCGGCGAAGACCGGGTTGCTGCGCTGCCGGATGCGCAAGTACAACCCGTTAGGTAAAGACTGGGCTATGATATGGCTGAGTGGGGCTTGAAGATGGTTAACAGCAGGAGAGCGTAATGAGTACAAACGTGATTAAAGCCAGAGTAGAGGGCATGACGTGCGACAAATGTGTTGCGCATGTAACCCATGCGCTGGAGTCGGTGCCCGGCGTGGTATCGGCGCAGGTCAGCCTGGAGGGCGCATCGGCAGATATCGTTGCCAATGACAGTGTCACCGCGCAGCAACTGGCCGATACGGTCAAAAGCGCGGGTTACGTTCTGACTGTCTGAGCGTCGCTGGCCTGACAGCGACATCGCAATCTATCAGGCCGCATGCAACAATCAGGTGGCACATAAAAAAGCCGCTACATTGTCGTTAAGACGTGTAGCGGCTTCGTTACGCAATTGGGCTGCGCGCTTTGCTAAGCAGCCTTCAGATATTAATCGTCCCAGTCACGGTGGTGGCGGCGATGATAATGACGATCACGGCGACGGTCATCGCGATAGTAACGGCGACCGCGGTCATACCGATCATCGCTGTCCTTGAACACCTGGTTGCCGACCAGTCCGCCCAGTGCGGCACCGCCCAGTGTGGCCAGAGGGTTGCCGTCAGTCAGGGCGTAACCGGCACCACCGCCGAGTGCGGCGCCGCCAACGGTTCCCAGGTCCCGATTCGGGTGACGGGTAGAGCAGCCTGCCAGAACGGCACCCATAAGCGCCACAAGACAGACTTTTTTTATCATTTGCGAGGTCATAGTAAACTCTCCTTATGGAATAACTATGGAGCTATCATAATCGCTTTGTTTGTACCGATGGCAAGCAAATGTATCGAAAAATAGCTGGCAAGCCTGTTTGGAAATGGATTGAAAGTTTAAGCCTCTGCCCGTTGTATTCCCGTTGCCACATGCTGCCTGGAAATACCGTCAGATGTCCGCCCAATAGCCGCATGATAGCTGCGTGTTCGGGTGATTATTGTGATTAAAAACCCGGTTTTACCGCCAAATGTCAAAGGAGACACGAATGATCCGGCTTTACGAACTCTGTGCCAGCGAACCCGACCTGGTATTTTCACCTTACTGTTGGCGGGTGCGGCTTGCGCTTGCACACAAACGGCTCTCTTTCGAAGGCCTTTCCATCGGCTTTATGGATAAGGAAAAAATAGCATTTGCAGATTCGCAGCTGGTTCCTGTGCTGTCCGATGGGGACACCGTGGTCAAAGAAAGCCTGGATATCCTGGAATATCTGGATCGTGCCTATCCGCAGGCGCCGTTGGGGCTCGATAGCGAGGCCGGACGCGCTCGGGTCCGGTTTATTTCGGAACTGGTTCTGCGTCATATTACGCCGGTCATTTTCAAACCGTCCCTGATGGCGATCTACGAAGCGCAACCGGAATCGGCCAAGGGGTATTTTCGGGAAAGCCGGGAAAAGCGCTTTGGGTGTACGCTGGAGCAACTGCAGGCGAGCGCCAGCGCGAGCGAAGCACACAAGGCCCTGGGGGCGCTGGAATCACAGTTGAAAAAGATGCCGTATCTGGATGGCAGCCAGCCGGGAGCGACCGATTTTGTGGTCGTGGCGCACCTGATCTTCAGCTGGATATTCGGCTTTCAGTACTGGAAGGACGATTCAGCCGTTGGCCAATGGTTCACCCGCGTGCTGGCCGCCTATGAGGAGGTGGCCGGTCCCGTAAAACGCCGGATTCATCCGGCGGCAGCCCAATACAGCCCGGTCTGATTTCAGGGACTGTCGATTGGGCATTGCATGAAAATCGCTTGCCCGGTTTGTGGCCCCAGCGTATAGGGTTCAAAACCCTGGCTGGCGTAGAGCGCTTTGCCCGGCGCATTGCCATCGAGCACTTCCAGGGTAATTTTGCAGCAGCCCAGATTGCGAGCCAGCTGTTTGACACGAGCCAGCAGCTGCTTGCCGACCCCCTTGCCGCGGTACTGCGGCACCACCGCAAAATCGTGGATATTGAGCAGCGGCTTGCAGGCGAAAGTGGAGAACCCTTCAAAACATAGCGCAATGCCAATTGGCTCCTGGCTGTCAAAGGCCAGTATTGTGTACATATTGCTGCGTTTTTTGAGTGAAGCTATCAGGTTTTTCTGGGTGTGGGCCGATAGTGGCTCGCCGCCGCCCATCGGGTCGGATGCGTAGGCGTTGAGCACAGTCAGAACAGCGTTGGCGTGTTCTGGGTTGTCAAGATCCGCCGTCACAACGTCATACATGAGATCCCCCGTTTGCTTTTATTGAATATCTGCTGTTTTCAGGTCGATATAGCCAACCGGGTGCCGCAGAATGCCTGTGACACCGGTTTTCTGCATGAAGCCTTGATTGTAGAAGAACAATGGGAAAATAGGCATGTCTGCAAACAACACTTGTTGGGATTTTTGCAACAATTCCCATCTTCTGGCAGCATCGGTTTCGTTGCGGGCAGTTTTGAGCAGCGTATCGTACTCGGCGCTGGACCAGCCGGTACGGTTCATGCTTGAGTCGCTTACAAAGCTTTCCAGTGCGTTGTAAGGATCGGCATAGTCGTTGGTAAATGAGCTGCGCGAGAACTGCAATTTGCCGCCGCGCTGCTGGGTATAAAACACCTTGCTCTCAATGGCCTGCAGACGCACGTCTACGCCCAGATTTTCCTTGAACATGGCTTGCAGTGCCTGCGCGATTTTGCGGTCATCAGGATTATTGATATGGCTAAGCGTCACCGGCGGCAGTGTCGTATATTTTTCGGCTTGAATGCCTTTTTCAGTAAAGTCTTGGCCTGGGCTACATCAGTTTTGACAAAACCGTTGCTGGTTTGGTAGAAATCTTTGCCATCGGGGCCGGTGAACCCTGGGCTGACGAAGGCGTCGGCTGCCTTGCGGCCCTGTTTAACGACATAATCGACAATATCCTGCCGGTTGACGGCAAGGGCGAAAGCGCGCCGGATGTCGGCGTTCTGAAACGGCGGCATCTTGGTATTGAAGCGATAGAAATACACGCCGGCCTGTGGCACTGTCACAAATTCCTTGCTGTCTTTTACTTTTTCGTAAAGCGCTGCTGGCAGCGGCGAGGGTGTGGCGTCCAGTTCGCCGGTGCGAAACATCTGGTAACTGGTATTCAGATCGTTGATCATGACCCAGTCCACGGCATCCAGTTTGACTGCATCCTTGTCCCAGTAGTTCGGGTTCTTTTCAAACCGCATGCTGCTGGCATGCTCCCATTCTTTGAGCATGAACGGGCCGTTGCTTACATAACTGTCTGCTTCGGTGTGCCATTTGGGATTGGCCTGTGCAACCTTCTGGTTGACAGGGGCAAAACCGGGGTTGGTCAGGATGTTCAAAAACGACAGGCTGGGGGCATTGAGCGTGACCTGCAGGGTGTGCGGATCCAGCGCCCGAACGCCAAGCGCATCAGATTGGGCTTTGCCGGCATTGAAGTCTTGCGCGCCGACAATATCGTAGAGTAAAAAGGCGGCTGGCGAGGCGGTTGCCGGGGTCAGCAATTGGGTCCAGCCGTAGACAAAGTCACC
Above is a window of Advenella kashmirensis WT001 DNA encoding:
- a CDS encoding glycine zipper 2TM domain-containing protein; this encodes MTSQMIKKVCLVALMGAVLAGCSTRHPNRDLGTVGGAALGGGAGYALTDGNPLATLGGAALGGLVGNQVFKDSDDRYDRGRRYYRDDRRRDRHYHRRHHRDWDD
- a CDS encoding IclR family transcriptional regulator; its protein translation is MNTTAPGTENHRVKTALRVIEIIEIFSREQKPLALSELARELNAPASSCLALVRTLLSLGYLYETSRRQGYYPTGRLLAMAQRITKADPVLERLSPSLRELCAITGETVVLGKLTSLNTVVYLDVLPSENPIHYVAVAGEQKEIHANSLGKALFSALDEPAQLALLDKMSFARRNDRTITTREQFLAEIKAGQEKGLFTNLGESMVDVGAIAWPVTVSGGHFAISIAGPLYRIEANLQNHAQKLRVMCTFIEQH
- a CDS encoding penicillin acylase family protein, with amino-acid sequence MKRAFMAVAIAAVFTGTSFIPASARTADATAADTFEVSGLEKSGSISIDKWGIPHIYAQTLYDAFFLQGFNAARDRLFQIDLWRKRGLGEMAKDFGPDYVAGDRMARAVLFRGDMYREWLAYGSDSKRVAQAFTAGINEYVKMTKADPALLPEEFKKLGYQPSLWQAEDVVRIRHHGLTLNAKNELDRAQVFCKVKDDPVKADWLRRELSPTIDPKLVEGLDPCSIPVKKIKDAYDLATATPKLTKLPPGANQAKPADGQRQDKAEKTSAANTSGPLPVSALYEIVRNDSDTERGLGSNNWVIGGERTTTGRPILANDPHRSHGAPSLRYISHLNAPGLSVIGAGEPFLPGISIGHNDQIGFGLTRFYMDQEDMYQYEINPENKNEYKYQGRWEPMETVEEEIEVKGGPAQKVTLRFTRHGPILYQDEGSHTAWALRAAWLDLGMAPYFGSMDYMRATNWDEFKAAMNRWGAPGENQVFADADGNIAWMPGGLTVKRDWDGLTPVPGDGRYEWSGYRDMDELPSLYNPEAGYIVTANENNIPPDHPAFKKGVGYEWSSDFRSKRLKRIIGAKDKSSIADSEAWQNDKVSLPAIRTITVLQQVNTDDEKLKPVVEMLKKWDGQVTADSPEAAVFEVWFSRYLRKAVVDRAFDPEIAKMIGLADPERVLNVIEKPDGWFTEAERNQIMLDSLGQAVAEVREKLGDDPQAWKWGTLHQAVFLHPLNALLTDEEKKTFNVNAGPIGGSGYTPMAASYGEKSYNLTSGASFRMVLDVGQWDASRVINTPGQSGDPRQPGYRDLAPIWAKGDYIPLTFSKEKVKENTVKVLNFEPGKKQ
- a CDS encoding glutathione S-transferase family protein — protein: MIRLYELCASEPDLVFSPYCWRVRLALAHKRLSFEGLSIGFMDKEKIAFADSQLVPVLSDGDTVVKESLDILEYLDRAYPQAPLGLDSEAGRARVRFISELVLRHITPVIFKPSLMAIYEAQPESAKGYFRESREKRFGCTLEQLQASASASEAHKALGALESQLKKMPYLDGSQPGATDFVVVAHLIFSWIFGFQYWKDDSAVGQWFTRVLAAYEEVAGPVKRRIHPAAAQYSPV
- a CDS encoding metallophosphoesterase family protein, whose amino-acid sequence is MNAKARIFFFGDTHGGFEHCREIVMAGKPDAVIFLGDIQANQPLHEILGDIRQMTDVWWIPGNHDTDSAAIYHNLFDSELADRNLHGRVVDIHGVRVAGLGGVFRGTIWNPARPYWRFYCPQDYEAHSLLKAGKNGQGDRLRHRSSIFPSDYEALMQERADILVLHEAPSCNRYGFVVLDRLAVRLGATRVFHGHHHDCYDYSAHFERMGFAAHAVGLRGVLDSNAVVIRAGDLDGSGEDRVAALPDAQVQPVR
- a CDS encoding acyl-CoA dehydrogenase family protein; its protein translation is MDFSLSQDQQMLVAAIEQLCSGFDDEYWLTCDRTGEYPEAFYQRLAQAGWLGVAMPQEYGGAGLGITEAALMMKAISRSGAGFTGASAVHMNIFGLNPVVRFGSEELKQRALPPLIEGKDKACFAVTEPDAGLDTTQLTTRAQKHGDHYRIYGRKIWISTAQVANKMLLLARTTPKDQVSKATEGLSLFYTDLDRSQVEVREIEKLGRKAVDSNMLFFDGVEIPECDRVGDEGKGFEYILHGLNPERILIAAEAVGLGQVALDKAVQYAKERIVFNRPIGQNQGIQHPLAQCWMQLEAADLMVSRAAAAYDANEPAGAYANTAKYLAAEAAFTSCQTAIQTLGGMGYAKEYHVERYLRESFIPRIAPVSPQLIMCFIAEKVLGLPKSY
- a CDS encoding cation transporter, producing the protein MSTNVIKARVEGMTCDKCVAHVTHALESVPGVVSAQVSLEGASADIVANDSVTAQQLADTVKSAGYVLTV
- a CDS encoding CaiB/BaiF CoA transferase family protein, producing MTDSNRSGPLAGVRVLDLTSIILGPFATQMMADLGADVIKVESPVGDTIRQVGPMRNPGMGAIYLHLNRNKRSVVLDLKTEEGREACLHLVREVDVLLYNVRPQSMERMGLSYEAVSAVNPKIVYVGAYGFGNDGPYAGKPAYDDLIQGMTGVARLYERNSGHEPRYAPLTLADRTIGLQAAIACLAGVIHSRATGTGQSIEVPMFEGMAQMILGDHLGQRTFDENAPAGSMGYSRLLAEHRKPYQTLDGYVSALIYNDRHWQQFLAAIDRADQITDSIFSTHSRRAENIDEVYRFVDGILRTRSTADWLALFDANDIPCAPLYAIEDLPADPHLKATGHLVRTEHPSEGVVHTIAPLGRYSATPLNVYRHAPTLGEHTEELLDGLPMDSEKKQAILKAAKRSASEH
- a CDS encoding GNAT family N-acetyltransferase; its protein translation is MYDVVTADLDNPEHANAVLTVLNAYASDPMGGGEPLSAHTQKNLIASLKKRSNMYTILAFDSQEPIGIALCFEGFSTFACKPLLNIHDFAVVPQYRGKGVGKQLLARVKQLARNLGCCKITLEVLDGNAPGKALYASQGFEPYTLGPQTGQAIFMQCPIDSP